The Salvelinus alpinus chromosome 35, SLU_Salpinus.1, whole genome shotgun sequence genome window below encodes:
- the LOC139564004 gene encoding protein eva-1 homolog B-like yields MDAKRKEMDLLSNSIAAYAHIKENPESFGLYFVIGVCFGLVLTLCLLVIRISCKPRTNIPASTPEKKHLKDFSEDECDEDSVDEEEEGDVEAPAPLPTTEIPIGNHHNHSQSDGTLSVNVFTSAEELERAQRLEERERIIREIWRNGQPDILGSGTGTIGRVHYY; encoded by the exons ATGGATGCAAAGAGGAAAGAGATGGACCTCCTGAGCAACAGCATAGCTGCCTACGCACACATCaaag AGAACCCGGAGAGCTTTGGGCTGTACTTTGTGATCGGGGTTTGTTTCGGCCTGGTCCTCACCCTCTGCCTCCTGGTCATCCGGATCTCCTGCAAGCCCCGCACCAACATCCCGGCCTCCACGCCCGAGAAGAAACACTTAAAGGACTTCAGTGAGGACGAATGTGATGAAGATAGcgtggatgaggaagaggagggtgacGTCGAAGCACCCGCCCCCCTGCCCACCACAGAGATTCCCATTGGcaaccaccacaaccacagcCAATCGGACGGGACACTGAGCGTTAACGTGTTCACGTCGGCCGAGGAGCTGGAGCGGGCGCAGCGATTGGAGGAGAGGGAGCGAATCATACGGGAGATCTGGAGGAATGGGCAGCCTGATATCCTGGGTTCAGGAACAGGCACTATAGGTCGGGTGCACTACTACTAA